One window of the Pseudomonas sihuiensis genome contains the following:
- the rpsR gene encoding 30S ribosomal protein S18 — translation MARFFRRRKFCRFTAEDVKEIDFKDLNTLKAYISETGKIVPSRITGTKARYQRQLATAIKRARFLALLPYTDSHGR, via the coding sequence ATGGCACGTTTCTTCCGTCGTCGTAAATTCTGCCGCTTCACCGCTGAAGACGTGAAAGAGATCGATTTCAAAGATCTCAACACCCTGAAAGCCTACATCTCGGAAACCGGCAAGATCGTTCCTAGCCGTATCACCGGTACCAAGGCTCGTTATCAGCGTCAGCTGGCCACCGCTATCAAGCGCGCCCGCTTCCTGGCCCTGCTGCCCTACACCGACAGCCACGGCCGCTGA
- a CDS encoding YybS family protein has translation MRALAEYIMRGRMQATLVVVGSAAMPLLFWLSAAAGSLVLLRRGASDAIGILAWAMLPAIAWWYFGEPRTLLVLVGALGLALLLRANWTWNRILLSSVALGLVYGFVLGAVFREPIAAMAGELQKLLPTMFDGAHQQLSVGERERLEALIAPVLTGLLAALLQILSLLSLILGRYWQAVLYNPGGFGREFRALRLSLPQALLLLAGMMLGPNLGPQLAMLTPLCSVPLLFAGIALVHGLVEKGGLARFWLVGMYITLLLFMQLIYPLLVVLAIVDSLFDFRGRLARKNGPGSANGEG, from the coding sequence ATGCGCGCCCTGGCTGAATACATCATGCGCGGCCGTATGCAGGCCACCCTCGTGGTGGTGGGATCGGCAGCGATGCCGCTGTTGTTCTGGTTGAGTGCCGCCGCTGGCAGCCTGGTGCTGTTGCGGCGTGGAGCCAGTGATGCCATCGGCATCCTGGCCTGGGCCATGCTACCGGCGATTGCCTGGTGGTATTTCGGCGAACCGCGCACCTTGCTGGTGCTGGTCGGCGCGCTGGGGTTGGCGTTGTTGTTGCGCGCCAACTGGACCTGGAACCGCATACTGCTGAGCAGTGTGGCACTGGGCCTGGTGTATGGATTTGTCCTTGGGGCAGTGTTCCGCGAACCCATCGCGGCCATGGCTGGTGAGCTGCAGAAGCTGCTGCCAACCATGTTCGATGGGGCTCACCAGCAATTGTCGGTGGGTGAACGCGAGCGTCTCGAGGCACTGATCGCACCGGTGCTGACCGGACTGCTGGCAGCCTTGCTGCAGATTCTGAGCTTGCTGAGCCTGATCCTTGGGCGTTACTGGCAGGCCGTGTTGTACAACCCTGGCGGTTTTGGTCGCGAGTTTCGCGCGCTGAGACTGTCGCTGCCGCAGGCGCTGTTGCTGCTGGCGGGCATGATGCTAGGTCCCAATCTGGGGCCGCAGTTGGCCATGCTCACGCCGCTGTGCAGTGTGCCGCTGCTGTTCGCCGGGATCGCCCTGGTGCACGGCCTGGTGGAGAAGGGTGGGCTCGCTCGCTTCTGGCTGGTGGGCATGTACATCACGCTCCTGCTGTTCATGCAGCTGATCTATCCGTTACTGGTGGTCTTGGCCATCGTCGACAGTCTGTTTGATTTTCGCGGTCGCCTGGCGCGCAAGAACGGCCCGGGCTCTGCGAACGGTGAAGGTTAA